The following coding sequences are from one Gadus morhua chromosome 10, gadMor3.0, whole genome shotgun sequence window:
- the LOC115552761 gene encoding uncharacterized protein LOC115552761 — MGGRGLEGGGGGGGGGAPPPWIGERRVWGTLVSKTGQGGGAVGRSLCLRTRMPRRKRRGQSEARQVGSVDQLVASKKRCRDNRGSRKGSARPAPEESITDLVVPPSSPGPPPDTAPAPSLWHTTALPRTSSTELNPPELFDQSDQFDRLLEQFMMGIDNNNNNNNNNRSTNNTTASHAPPPTPFVSGSVGGTPSSCVAVAAPDESGGGPGLPSPGGTGGSTWSQAGRTGGEMPPPSTEGELNDILDHFLRSFELKVAHCDGGVDGGVDGGVDGGVDGGVDGGGHAQSGGSAPGAEGGSGGETQAETGSTGRKRKGPPRKVGRPRKRRRHHGVGGFRGEPGFNNPPEPRWADGTAGSPSVTPAAGSTEDSEGRGPRPSPRKRLKRSTSTSSSSSTPRRVTPPSQAPTAPKRPGGKPRDGATSGGGPWAACGPAVVTAPELKLEGPGKRTGEPSSRSKAMLSAWWQAGALGPWAPGLAVGAEGGVEKLRLVPVVYLRRSPLLQPYLDGHRPLISYPIRSRIKEQHDTQTMAPIQPTHSGPPAASVPEVQSRPLQRRWRKRHLEPKRRVIEAKRVCLDQEGPVSPELGTPNSGHLPCRSDEEEGRVTVDTDDVIDVVAVDSLQGHGNHGDRPPEPTSEVVVDVLEVESEAGTGQQQAAAIASVKASETGQETRTGAALMDEDEEVDVEEEVDVEEEVGVKEETASQTHINLKLQLLVGKKISQQRGLGPTGYWPQERGAGGVSAQVC, encoded by the exons ATGGGGGGCCGCGGGCTggaaggcggcggcggcggcggcggtggcggcgccccccccccgtggaTCGGCGagaggagggtttgggggaCGCTCGTCTCCAAGACgggccaggggggaggggccgtgGGCCGGTCGCTGTGCCTGAGGACCAGGATGCCGCGACGGAAGAGGCGGGGCCAGAGCGAGGCGCGGCAGGTCGGCAGTGTGGACCAGCTGGTGGCGAGTAAGAAGCGTTGCCGGGACAACCGCGGCAGCAGGAAGGGCTCAGCGCGACCCGCCCCCGAG GAGAGTATCACCGACCTTGTCGTTCCCCCGTCCTCACCAGGCCCGCCCCCCGACACGGCCCCCGCCCCGTCCCTGTGGCACACCACGGCCCTCCCCAGGACCAGCAGCACGGAGCTCAACCCGCCGGAGCTCTTCGACCAATCGGATCAGTTCGACCGGCTTCTGGAGCAGTTCATGATGGGcatcgacaacaacaacaacaacaacaacaacaacagaagcaccaacaacaccaccgcCAGTCATGCCCCGCCTCCGACCCCTTTCGTCAGTGGTTCTGTGGGCGGTACTCCATCTTCCTGCGTTGCCGTGGCAGCACCAGATGAGAGTGGGGGTGGGCCGGGACTCCCTTCCCCGGGCGGTACCGGCGGCTCCACGTGGTCCCAGGCCGGTCGGACCGGGGGCGAGATGCCGCCGCCCTCGACGGAGGGGGAGCTCAACGACATCCTGGACCACTTCCTGCGCTCCTTCGAGCTGAAGGTGGCCCACTGCGACGGCGGGGTCGACGGCGGGGTCGACGGCGGGGTCGACGGCGGGGTCGACGGCGGGGTCGACGGCGGGGGCCACGCCCAGAGCGGCGGTTCGGCCCCGGGGGCGGAGGGCGGCAGCGGGGGGGAGACGCAGGCCGAGACCGGATCGACGGGACGCAAACGCAAGGGGCCTCCGCGGAAGGTCGGCCGCCCTCGGAAACGCAGACGACATCACGGCGTCGGGGGTTTCCGTGGTGAGCCCGGCTTCAACAACCCCCCGGAGCCACGGTGGGCCGATGGCACCGCGGGGAGCCCGAGCGTCACGCCGGCCGCGGGCAGCACGGAGGACTCCGAGGGGAGGGGCCCGAGGCCGAG ccctCGGAAGAGGCTGAAGAGGTCGACCTCgacatcatcttcctcctcgaCGCCACGGCGAGTGACGCCGCCCTCCCAGGCCCCGACGGCGCCCAAACGTCCCGGAGGCAAGCCCCGCGACGGCGCCACGTCCGGCGGGGGGCCGTGGGCGGCGTGTGGTCCCGCTGTCGTCACGGCCCCCGAGCTGAAGCTCGAAGGGCCCGGCAAGAGGACCGGCGAGCCTTCCAGCCGGAGCAAAGCCATGCTGTCGGCCTGGTGGCAGGCCGGGGCCCTGGGGCCTTGGGCCCCGGGGCTGGCGGtgggagcggaggggggggtggagaagcTGAGGCTGGTGCCCGTGGTGTATCTAAGGAGGAGCCCTCTGCTGCAGCCCTATCTCGACGGCCACAG ACCGCTGATCTCCTACCCCATCAGGAGCAGGATCAAAGAGCAGCACGACACG CAGACGATGGCTCCTATCCAGCCAACACATTCAGGGCCACCGGCGGCTTCAGTTCCAGAAGTACAATCACGGCCATTGCAACGGCGGTGGAGAAAAAGGCACCTAGAGCCCAAGAGGCGGGTCATCGAGGCAAAGAGGGTGTGTCTGGACCAGGAGGGACCCGTCAGCCCAGAACTAGGCACACCCAACTCAGGACACCTTCCCTGTCGGTCCGacgaagaggaagggagggtaACGGTGGACACAGACGATGTTATCGATGTGGTCGCTGTGGATTCGCTACAAGGCCACGGCAACCATGGCGACCGCCCGCCAGAGCCTACCTCCGAGGTAGTGGTAGACGTTTTAGAAGTGGAGTCAGAAGCAGGGACGGGACAGCAGCAGGCGGCAGCCATCGCCTCTGTCAAAGCCTCGGAGACGGGCCAGGAGACGAGGACCGGGGCGGCGTTGATGGACGAAGACGAGGAGGTCGACGTCGAGGAAGAGGTCGACGTCGAAGAGGAGGTGGGCGtcaaggaggag ACAGCCAGCCAAACGCACATAAACCTCAAACTGCAGCTACTGGTTGGGAAGAAGATCTCCCAGCAAA GGGGGCTGGGACCAACAGGGTACTGGCCCCAGGAGCGCGGCGCAGGTGGTGTGTCAGCGCAGGTGTGTTGA
- the LOC115551946 gene encoding calcium-binding protein 2, which yields MGNCTKSSMNNTMRKGATEGQQPPAGGLEAGAGGARGPHPDAAEPPDNGLPDIDHPTSTLVKKCNGVQDIVGHACIFLKQGFSQTADRELRPEEIEELREAFVEFDRNKKGYISCGDLGECMRTMGYMPTEMELIELSQQICGGKVDFEDFVELMGPKMLAETADMIGIKELRDAFKEFDTNGDGQINIMELREAMKKLMGEQLTNREIDEILRDVDLNGDGLVDFEEFVRMMSR from the exons ATGGGCAACTGCACCAAGTCGTCTATGAACAACACCATGAGGAAG GGGGCGACTGAAGGGCAGCAGCCCCCAGCGGGGGGTCTGGAGGCGGGGGCCGGAGGGGCACGGGGCCCCCACCCAGACGCAGCGGAGCCCCCGGATAACGGGTTGCCAGATATTGATCACCCGACCAGCACGCTGGTCAAGAAGTGCAACGGGGTGCAGGACATCGTAGGCCACGCCTGCATCTTCTTGAAGCAGGGCTTTTCCCAGACCGCC GACAGAGAGCTGCGACCGGAGGAGATTGAAG aGCTGCGCGAGGCGTTCGTGGAGTTCGACCGGAACAAGAAGGGCTACATCAGCTGCGGGGACCTGGGCGAGTGCATGCGGACCATGGGCTACATGCCCACCGAGATGGAGCTGATCGAGCTCAGCCAGCAGATCT GTGGCGGTAAAGTGGACTTTGAGGACTTTGTGGAGCTGATGGGCCCCAAAATGCTGGCCGAGACGGCCGACATGATAGGCATCAAGGAACTTCGGGATGCGTTTAAAGAG TTCGACACCAACGGCGACGGGCAGATCAACATCATGGAGCTCAGGGAGGCCATGAAGAAGCTGATGGGAGAGCAGCTTACCAACCGGGAGATCGACGAGATCCTCAGAGACGTTGACCTCAACGGAGACGGCCTGGTCGACtttgagg AATTCGTGCGAATGATGTCACGTTGA